Genomic segment of Synechococcus sp. A18-25c:
CTGGCGAGACGCAGCATCTCCAGATCAGCCGCCTTGCGCTCCATCGATGCGGTGTCGTGCACCAACGCCGCCGCTTGGTTCCATACACCGAGTGCAGCTGTGCTGCTGATGCCAACCAGCACGGACGACACCATCACTTCCACCAAGCTCATGACGCCCCCCTGGCTTGCCCACGGCCCAGCAGCTGGGGTTGCGACACAGCCATCACTGCAGGGCCGGCTGGGTCCAACTGCAGTTGAAACCGGGCAGCGCGACCATCGACCAGGCGCAGATCCAGCTGACCGCGGTCATGGTCCGCACGCCAGGCCACCAACTGCCAGCGCTGATCGTTCACCCGTCCGTGACGCAAACGATCGGGGTCGGCATGCATGCAATCACCGCTGGGCTGATGCCATTGGTCGGAGGATTGCAACAGCAGGCAGGCCTGCCAACCACGGGCGCCTGCGACAAAGGCCTGGGCCGCGGACTGGAGCTGATCGAGCGCCTGCAGCCTGCGCAGGCTGGCCTGATGGCGCCAATGGCCTTGCAGGGAGAGCGTGTGAATCGAGGCACTCCCGAGCAGCAACACCGCAGATGCCGTCATTGCCAGTGGCATCACGAAGCCACTGCGTCGTTGCAACGCCAACCGCTCTCTTAATCGAGGAATCACCAACGACACAACCCGAAAACACGACTGGCGGAAGCATTCCCCGCCAACCGCCCATAAGGTGAAAACACCCACGCGCACGCCATGGCTGATGCTGCCGCGAGCCGGCTGCTGATCGTCGATGACGATCCCGAATTGCTGCAGCTGCTGCGCGACGAGCTCAGCGAGAGCGGTTGGGACTGCCAAGTCGCCAACTGCGGCGGTGATGCGCTGTTGCTGCTCCGTCAGGAGCGCTTCGATCTGGTGGTGCTGGACTGGACCCTGCCCGATTTCGATGGCATCGAGATCTGCCGACGCCTGCGCAGCAGCGGCGACACCATCCCCGTGCTGATGCTCACGGCCCACGACGATGTGGATGAGCGGGTGCAGGCTTTGGACCTGGGGGTCGACGACTACCTCACCAAACCGTTCGAGCTGAAGGAATTGCAGGCCCGCGTGCGTGCCCAGCTGCGGCGCAGCAACTACAGCACCAGCGAACCAGCACTAAAGAGCCTCAGCCTGGGGGACCTGCGCATCGATCTGCTCTCACGGGAGGTGCGCCGAGGTGAGAAGCAGCTGAAGCTGTCGCAGCGGGAATTCGATCTGCTGGCCTATCTCGTGCAACACCACGATCAGGTGCAACCCCGGCAGACCATCCTGGACAACGTGTGGGGAGCACCGTTCGTGGGCGATCCCAACACCTTGGATGTCTACATGGGCTATCTGCGCCGGAAGGTGGAAAGTTCTGGCCAGCCAACGCTGCTGCATACCATTCGCGGCGTCGGCTTCATGGCTCGGGTGGAGCCAACCTGAAGCGCAGCTGCAGATCAGCGCCGCCGCCGGGTGCCTCGGCGATCACCAAAGCACCATCCATGGCCCTCATCCATGCCTCCACCAGAGCCAGGCCAATGCCCGTGCCACGGGTTCCCGCTGCAGTGCTGCCGCGCCTGAACCGCTGCAGCACCAACGCCCGCTCGGTTTCAGGAATACCGGGCCCTTGGTCGAGCACATGCATCACGAGCTGATCGCCGTCGTGTTGCGCCTGCAGCTGAATCGCTCCGGAGGCGTAGGCCTGTGCATTACCCACCAACTCCTGCAGGCATTGCTGCAGACGATCGGCATCCGCCCACAACGCAGGCAATGGTGCCGCCGCAGGTTGGGGCAGTTGGAGACGTCCAGCCGACGATGTCGACAACGTTTCGTAAATCTGGAGCAGCTGCGCTTCTGGATCCAGAGCACAGACATGCAACTGAACACGCCCGGCATCAATCAAGGCCAGATCCCGCAACACCCGCAGCAAGCGAGTCATGCGCAGGGCTTCCGCGCTGACCCGGTCGGCAGAGCGCTGGGCAGACTCCGGCAAGGACTGACGCTGCAGGCGCTGGGCATGGCCCGAAATCACCGTGATCGGGGTGCGCAGCTCATGGGCGACACCATCCACAAATGCACGCTCCCGCTTCCAGGCAGCGGCCAACCGTTGCTGCAGGTTGTTGAACGCAATGGCCATCGAGCGCAATTCCTCAGGCTGAGCTGCAGGATCCAGCAGGTGTTCACCGAGGTTGTCGGCCTCCAGGCGCTGCAGCTGCTGATCCAACTGATCGAGGGGAACCACCAGGCCACGACGCAGCACGGGGCGCAACAACAACGACGTGAACAGAATCGATACGCCCGCTGCCGCCACGAGCAGCAGTTGAGTTCTGCGCTCCTGTTCAAGAGACCCAGATACGTTCTGACGCAGCTCCAGCCAGCGCTGTTCACCACTGGGCAACTGCACCGCCCGCCGGCTCACCAGCCATTGCTCTCCAGAGGAAGCAGGCTGAATGCGGGGCGGCTTGTCTACTCCCTGGGCAAGCAGCGACACCTCCAGACCAATCCCTTTCCACGCCTCGGGGACCGGTTGGCCAGCAGAAACCTGTTCAACGAGGGCCTGAATCAAATCGCGATGCTGCAGACGGCGTTGCAGATCCGAGAGCGCACCGTTGAGGCCCAGCAACAGGGTGTAGCCAGCAATCACCGTGAGCACGGCCGTGGACTGAAGCCACCCTCTTAATGACCGCAGCGGCTGGTGAGTCAACGGCTGAGAAGAACCCTAAGAACCTTCTTAGGAAGCTTTAGCCGTTCATTCCTGTACGGACCATGAGAAAGGGAGATGGTGAATCTGTGAGCACCACAGGTGCCAAAACCATTCATCCAATCCACAGACCAGCCATGACCACTCTCAACAGCCGGCTCAAGCTGGCCATGCTCAACCGCAAAAAAGGACGCAATCTGCTCGAAAAAGGCTTCACCCTCGTGGAGCTGATGATCGTGATTGTGATTGTTGGCATTCTGTCTGGAGTTGCACTACCGAATTTCCTAAATCAAGCGAATAAAGCCAAAGCCACAGAATGCACATCCCAGATTGGATCTGTTCTATCAACCTATGGTGCGGATGCTGTGGGAGACAAAGCTGAAGCGAAGACAAGTGCTGACGCAGTCGTCACCGCATTTGTAGCAAGTTCTGACTATTGCAACATCAGCACACCAACAGTAGCCGCCAATGGAGTGTTCAGCATTTCAGCACTAGGAAAAGGAGATCTCGACGGCGAATATTTCGCCGAAGCCTGCGTTAACCCAGCCACCGGAGAAAGACAAGTCATCACATCAACAGAAGCAGCTCCTACCGCCCCAACCTGCGTGTAATCAAAAGCTTAAATCAACAAAAGCGGCCCTTCGGGGCCGCTTTTTTGTCAAGATGACATCATCAACAGACTCGCCTAAGAAATTTCTAGAGATAGTCACACCTAACACTCAGACAAACGGGTCAAAGACAAGCAAGAATGAATAAAGATCAGTAGTGAAAGAACGTCATGCCAAAGAAAACTACGGGAGGATTTACACTCACAGAACTACTCACTGCGGTCAGCATCCTAGGAATCTTAACATCAATTAGTTTGCCAATATTTAGCAACCAAGTCACTAAAACCAGGCAAGGCGAAGCAGAAGCAATGCTAATCCAGCTCCAAATCAGCACGATGGCCTACATCGATGAATTCATGATCCCGCCGACTCACTGGGGAGACCTGAGCCGGATCTCGACAATCCTGACCGAAAGCGGTCCAATTGAAGCAAGCACAAGAGATGCAAAAGCCGGAGGTGCACTTTCAGAAGAAATCACCATACCCAGCGGCAAATACAAGATCAAAGCGACAACCGGAAGCAACTTTGTGTTTGAAGCCATCTCACAGCAGGAATCCCACAAAGACGAGAACTTGTTCAATGTGATTGGCTGCATCAACACAGAAAATGGTGCAGCAGATATGATCCGAGGAAACGAAACAACTGCAGATCAAAGCTTGTTGACATGCAATGCAAGTACCTAAAACCATGAACCATTTAATCAAAAATGGAAGAGTCCAATCAGCGCCAAAACAAGAGCGGGGCGTCGCCCTGCTGCTCTCATTGATGATGGGCACTTTGCTGATTGCTGGAACAAGCGCATTGGTGCTGCGTCAAATCATGGCCAGAAAACTGGGAGCATCGGAGAGCTACCAACAGCTCGCCGAAAATGCTGCCATGACTGGGTTGAACCGGATCATGGGTGAACTCAACAATCCCAACGGCAACGAATACCTCGGATACCTGTATGCACTCCAACATCACAATGGTGCCGATCCTTCAAATCCAGACGATGATCAATGGGGTTGGATGAACCCGGGCAGCGATGCATTCCCGATTTCAGGAGTCTGCACCGAAACGCTAGATGCTGAAGCACAACCACAGAGAATCACCATTGACCCAGACACTCAACAGACGGCATCACCGGAAGTTTCCATCCAACAACCACAACAAATCACAAGCCTACGAGAACAAGACTTGGGCAACATCCAAACCTATTACCGCTTGCGCTCTTACAAAGTGGAGCTATCGAACAACACGAATGTGAACGGCGCAGCAGGTGAATTACAGATTGAAGGAATTGTCAAGCGTTCTGGATCTGACAATACATCTCAGGATGTTGCCAAGTCTCTCTTGCTCAGAACAATCTATGTTCGTTCAGCAGTGGCTGGCGACCAAGACTGGTCAGTGATTGCTGCGAAACATATGTCACTGGGAAACACTGAAATCAACGGTCCAGGACTGGTCACACTCAATCTTGACGAGAACAACCTGAGTACTTTTCAAAACAATGGAGGCTGCGACAGAAGGCTAGAGACTATCAATGCCGCATCCGGCGCTCTCACCATCGATCAAGTATGGCCGAAAAAGAACAACGAGCTGCCCAGCGGAAATACACTCTTTCGAATCAACAGAGAAGAGTTTTCAAATCTACAATCAGTCGATACAATTCCAACTGAGACCAACAATATCAGAATCTGGGCATTCGATGATTCACCAGACATCAGCCAGAATTTCAGCATTGTAAATGAAGACGACGAGGATAATCCAATGATGGGCTCCATCAACGCATCAGCTCTCCCATGCGGAGATGTGGTTTGTACACGGCCGCATGTGATGCCACAAGAATTCAAGAATTATCAATACAGGCCAGAACAACAACTCAACCAATACATCAACAATCAAAATCAAAGCGGCCTACAACCAAGCCAAACCAACTTTGACACCTCTGTACAATCAGTTGGCTCACCATACTCCAAACCGACTGGGATCAACACTTCAGGCGACACTCTTCTCCTCACAGAGAATGACTTGTGCACCAATAGTAGCCAGGAGAAGGAATGCCACGTTTATATCGAACGACTCAATCTCAGCACCAAGAGAGTGCGCTTTGAGGCCAAAAGTAGACCAATCATCCTGCATCTAGAGCCACCTGAAGCCTGCGACCAGGATCAAAGTCGATGCTGGTCGAGCCTGGCCACCTATCAAATCAAAGTCACTGGAACCAGCGAGCTCTGCGCCTACACAGCAAGTTCTTCACAGTGCGCAGAAGAGCAACCCGATCAATTCGTCATCACAGCAGACACTTCTCGGCAAACAAGCACAACCTGTCCAAGCACGCTTGCCCCAAATTCTGCCTATCCCTATTCCAATTACAACACTGTCGTGGCGTTTGAGGGAAAGAGTTTGCCTGCAGCATTAATCAAACTCTCACAAGGAGCAATTTACGCAATTGATAGCAGAAGCGAGAATGAATCAAGCTTCAATGGCTTGTTGTGGGCCAATACAGTCTGTGCTAACAATCTCAACCTCACAACTGATAATAATGGAACGTCATTCGTCAACCAAGCGAATGAAACATGGGGATGGCTGCAAAACAAAGGATTTTCGGGTTACGGCCGAGAAGTTTATCGAGGAATTCGCGGGAGCAAGTTGGACACCTTCATTCGCTGGTGATCACGATTCATTCATTTAGACCATTAACAGGGATTACTCAGACAATACCAATTCACATGATCGATAAATCGCATACAGTTAAATGAAGCACCTCAATCATTCCAATGATCTCTCAGCGATAGGTGAATATGGCCTTAAGCCGCTCATACGCTCACAAACGCCACAAGTCCCACGGCTTCACGTTGGTGGAAGTCTTGGTAGCTGGTGTGATCATGGCAGCAGCTATGGCAGCCTTTGCGCGGTTCAACATGGTCGCACTCGCCAACAGTCGGTCGCAAGAAATACGCGCCAATCTCGAAATGGTAATCAACAATGACGCACAAGAGCTGCAGCGATATGACACACAACTCTCCTATGCATCACTCAGCGATCCCGATGCGGCCTGCGCCAACCCGTTGGAATATCTCGCTCAGCATCTCACAGAACAAGCACCCGCGCCTGTCAGTCCAGTTCCAGGATTCAACATCACAAGAGAATTTATCCATGACATACAAATCAGTGCCTACACCCTTTATACAAAATATACTTTTAAAAACGACACAAACATCTCTTCCTTAGCCCTAGGACCCGAGCACAGAGTCTTCGAAATCAGTCCAAACTTTGCAGCACAGTGCATTACACTTCAGAGCACCAACGTCCCATGAAATACACCAGAAAGATTATTAAACAGTCCAATGGCTTTACATTGACGGAAATGATTGTGGCAATGCTCATTGTTGGGCTCACCACAACCTGGGCGATGCCACAATTCACCAAGAGACTTCAACAATCAGAAATTGATCATTATCAGAACCAAGTAGAGGCAGGTTTTTATAGCCTGCGCGCAAAAATTGGCCGAACAAAATCATCCTGTGAAATCAATATGCCTGCAGAAACGTTCAACAACTATCTCCCACCCGACAAAACACTTGAATTCACAACATCAAGTGGTGCCATCACCAACAGTGATCGCTTGAACTGCTGCAATACTGAGATCTTGTCACTATCAAACACAACCAATCCCTGCCTCGACGGACCACTCATTCCAAAATCCGTGGGGGGGCCCTTTCGATTCTTAGTTACAGAACGAAATGGCAGTGAAAACATCCGAATACGATTGGATATCTACGACGAAAAAGCAAAAACATTTGGACCTGTTCGATATCACGAATTAACCCCACCCGGAACCACCGCTAGCGGAAGTATTTTATTGGTCCGACTTCAACATTCCAAAGACCTCGAACGCGAAAGACCGCAATTAATTGAGCGGTGCCTGATGATTTTACCAACTGGAACCATCAAGCGAGGGAACTGGTCGCCAACAAGCTCTCAATGCATCCTTTACGGACAATAACCCTTTCGTAAAAGCACAATCACGAAATTCTCAGACAAAGCTTTTAAAACCCTCACAACAACAGAGACCAGCCTGGAGACACTGATAAAAGGAAAAGATCCCGATCCCTACAAATCGGAGCACTGCCATCAGCAAGGCCATGAAATCATTTCGCTCGTTCATACCAACCCAGCGACGCAGACCATGGAGGCGTCAACCAAAGCGGCAGTCACAAGGCTTTGGTCTAAATGAATTAATGATCTCACTTGCGGCGGGAACGCTGATCGTGAGTGCTTCAGGTGTTGCGCTACGCAGCACCGGCTCAATGCTGGATCAGTCGACAAATCTGACAACGCTTAGGCAGAACAAAGTCAATGGGTTACGCCTGATGCGAGCAGAAATCGAACGAAGCGACCATCTCTTACTTCCAGAGGGAACAAAAGCAGGAACAGTGCTTGACCTGAATCATGCGGACTATCAAAGCACCATTCAAGAATGTAAGGCCCAAGCAGGGGAAGTGATTACTGTAAATGGCAGTACAGAAGGAGATATCAAGTTCACGCCATTCTTTGGTGTGATGATGAATAACTCGAAGCCGATCCTCTACGGAATCAGCCTCGATAGCAGTGGACGTTCCTACAACCTACAACGCTGCGGTGTGCCCATTGGCATTGACGGAAGCTACTCCGATGCAAGCGAAACATTCCTTGCGAGTGTCGTCACACACATCAAACCAACATCATGTGATGAAGACAGCTCCAGCGATTGTGAAGCAAAGACGCTACAAGACACACTAAACAATATGCAAGTAGCATTTACAGGCACACTTCATTCAGGCAACAGAAGCAACAAGGAACCTCATTTCCACATTCAATCTGACGAGCACTATAAATTGATCAAGATTGTCGACAGCTCGGTGCGAACGCCTCGGTATAACGATGAGAATGCCAGCGAATCTCCACTCTACTTCACTGCATTTGCCCGTGCAGACAAGCAATGGTTCCAAACAGCTGATGGTGAATCTAATTCTGGAAATTATGGTCTTTGGAGCATCAACCCCAATCAAGATGATGGGACTGATGGATCAGATACTGCCATCCAAGCAGGCTCGTTCTTTCCACCCATCACCAGCAAGAATGTTCGGTTCGTGGTGGATGGATCAGGGTCCATGTCAGCCTGCGTGATGTGGGCTGAGGGATACGATCGACGCCGCACCTTCTACGACCCAGGCCAAGGCTATTTCACAACCAGCAGAATCTGCGCACTCACAAGAATGGAAGCACTGATCGCAGAATTGACAGCCATTCTGGAGCTTCTCCCCGATGACACCAAAGTGGGTGTTCGCGCATTCAGTTCCAGTGGCTATGCCAATCACAAACGCTGGACTGCATTTGGCAATGGGTTGACGAGTCTCAATCAGGTCAAGGATGGACAAACAGCACGTCAATCCGTGATCACCTTTGTGAACACACTCGATGATGACTCGCCAACCCGATGGGGTGGCACCGACCCTTGGGACGCCATGCAAGCAGCCTTTGATGATGAAGAGACTGATACGTTGTATTTCCTCTCAGACGGGAAACCCAACAAAGATCGTCGAGGTGGCAGTTGGCGCAGAAGCGATTACGAAAGAACAGCTGATTATTACGCTGATCTCAACCAAAATCGCACTCATAATGGTGAGAGCAGACCTCTTGAAGTCAACACCACATCGCTCGGATTGAGATCAGAGTGGATGGAAATGCTTTCAGCAAAAACAAGTGGTCTCTACAACGAGGTCAACGAGGACAACCTTTGAGCGCGACTGTTCATCACTGTCAAGGACTCTGATTCAACTTCAGCACCGCCATGAAGGCCTCCTGCGGCACATCCACCTTGCCCATGGCCTTCATGCGCTTCTTGCCCTTGGCCTGTTTCTTCAGCAGTTTCTTCTTCCGGGAGATGTCACCGCCGTAGCACTTCGCCAACACGTCTTTGCGCATGGCACTGATGCTGGTGGAAGCAATGATGCGGCTGCCGATGGAAGCCTGCAAGGGAATCTTGAACTGCTGGCGGGGAATCAGCTCCTTGAGCTTTTCCACCAGACCCTTACCCACGTTGTAGGCCTTGTCGCGGTGCACGATCGTGGTGAGAGGATCCGCCCGCTCGCCGTTGATCAACACATCCAAGCGCACCAGTTCGTTCTTGCGGTAGCCAATCAGGTGGTATTCCATCGAGGCATAGCCCTGGGTGCGCGTCTTCATCTGATCGAAGAAGTCGGTCACCACTTCCGCCAGCGGTAGTTCGTAAATCAGCGTCACCCGATCGGTGGTGATGTATTTCATGTCGACGTACTCACCGCGCCGCTCCTGGCAGAGCCCCATCAGCGCGCCGTTGTAGTCGTTCGGCGCATAGATCTCCATGCGCACATAGGGCTCTTCGATCGATTCACGCTGCTGCGGATCCGGAAGCGTGGCCGGGTTGTCGATCATCACCTCCGAACCGTCAACCAGGTTCACCTTGTAGATCACCGACGGTGCCGTGACGATCAGATCCAGGTCGTATTCGCGCTCGAGACGCTCCTGCACAATCTCCATGTGCAGGAGGCCCAGGAAGCCGCAGCGGAAACCGAAGCCCATGGCACTGCTGGTTTCAGGCTCGAACTGCAAGGCCGCATCTGAGAGCTGCAGCTTGTCGAGCGCTTCGCGCAGATCCGGGTACTGATCGGCCTCTGTGGGGAACAGGCCGCAGAACACCATCGGCTTGGCCTCGGTGTAACCGGGCAGCGGCGCATCGGCCGGGGCATTCACCAACGTGATCGTGTCGCCCACACGCGCATCCGCCACCGCCTTGATCGACGCCGCCAGGTAACCCACCTCACCGGCGTGCAGCTCATCCACCTTCCGCTGATCGGGCGCCATGATCCCGATCTCATCGAGTTCATAGGTTTTCTTGCTCGCCATCAACAGCACCTTGTCTTTGCAGTTGATGCTTCCGCTCATCACGCGGTAATACACAATTACGCCCCGATAGGGGTCGTAATAGGAATCGAAGATCAGCGCCTTGGTGGGCTCCTCCACCGTGTCGGCCGGTGGGGGCACCTTGTCGACCACGGCCTGCAAAATCTCAGGCACACCAAGGCCGGTCTTGGCCGAACAGGGAATGGCGTTGCTGCAATCCAGACCGATGATCGCCTCGATCTCCTCTTTGATGCGGTCAGGTTCCGCCCCGGGTAGATCGATCTTGTTGAGCACCGGAATGATCTCCAGATCGTTCTCCAGGGCCAGGTACACATTGGCCAAGGTCTGCGCCTCCACGCCCTGGCTGGCATCCACCACCAGCAAAGCGCCCTCGCAGGCCTGGAGGCTACGGCTCACCTCATAGGAGAAGTCGACGTGCCCGGGGGTGTCGATCAAGTTGAGGGTGTAAGTCTCCCCATCAGCGGCGGTGTAGTTCATCCGCGCCGCCTGGAGCTTGATCGTGATGCCGCGCTCCCGCTCCAGATCCATGTTGTCCAGGAACTGGTCCTGCATGTCGCGATTGGCCACCGTGCCGGTGTCTTGCAGGAGCCGGTCCGCCAGCGTCGACTTGCCGTGGTCGATGTGGGCGATGATGCAGAAATTGCGGATCCTTGAGACGGGAGCGTCGGTCATGCGATTGGCGGGATCCCGGCTCGGGCTAATCAATTCGTTGAGACGATCCTAGGGAGCAACCCGCAGGTCCCACGGGCGAAGCCTGCAGCCGCTCATCAAGGCCTGAACAGACCACCACCAGCCTCTTCAATGATGTGAGGAAGACCCGTTCGTGATGCCCTCCCCCTGGCTGCTGCTGTTGCTAGCGATCAGTGCCGAAGTGGTGGGCACCTCCTGCCTGAAGCTCTCGGAGGGGTTCAGCCGACCAGGGCCAACCATTGTTGTGCTGGCGGCCTATGGCGTCTCGATGACCTTGATGTCGCGGGTGGTGCAGGTGCTGCCGATCGGCCTCACCTACGCCCTCTGGAGTGGGATCGGCATCGTGGCCATCGTGTTGATCGGGATGCTGGCCTACAACCAGATGCCCAGCCCAGCGCAATTGATCGGCATGGGGCTGATCACCGCCGGGGTGATGATCGTCAATCTGTCGGGTTCGATGAAGAACGGCTGAACCAGACCCCCCTTCCATGGGAGCCTCAGCAACAGTTTTGAGGTGACATCCCCATGCAGCGTTGGCGTCGTTGGCTGCTGATCGCGGTCGTGGTGGCTGGCCTCGCCGTGTTGTTCCACCTCATCCATGTGCATGGGTTGGAACCCATCCGCGCCCAGGTAGAGCAACTGGGGGTGTGGGCTCCGTTGGGGATCGTGGTGCTGCGTGGCATCAGCATCCTGTTGCCCGCCCTGCCGAGCACGGCCTACTCGCTGCTGGCCGGAGCGTTGCTGGGCTTCCAGTCGGGCTTCATCACGATCGTGCTTTGCGACCTGATCTTCTGCCAGGCGGCATTCCTGCTCGCACAGGTGTACGGCCGGGGACCGGTGCGGCGCCTCGTGGGCGAGAAAGCGATGACGACCATCGAAAACTTCGGACGCAACCAGCTGGAGGGCAATCCCTTCCTGCTAACGGGGATGCTGATGACCGGGTTCTTTGATTTCGTGAGCTACGCCGCTGGCCTCAGCGGAACCCGCTGGCGTGGCTTTGCCCTCCCACTGCTGTTCAGCGTGCTGTTGAGCACGGCCCCGATCGTTGCCCTGGGCGCCGGCATCTTCCAGGACGGCCAGAAACTGCTGATCGGAGGCGTGCTGGGAGTGTTTGCCCTGGCCTTGGTGGCGGGCCTGGTCAAGCGTCGCACCCGCAACAATGCGAAATCAGGTGTTTAGCCCCAGCAGGGCATCGCTGCGCTGACGCGTGTTGACCAGCAATTGAGCGTCAGCGTTGAGGTCTTGTCCATAACTGGGGATCAGGGCGTTGAGGCGCTGCTGCCAGCCATCGCTGGCCAATTGAGAGGCAAAACAGCGTTCCAGCACCTCCAGCATGATTCGCACCGAAGTGCTGGCCCCCGGTGATGCCCCCAACAGGGCCGCCAACGATCCATCGGCAGCCGTCACCACTTCAGTGCCCATCTGCAGCTTTCCGCCGTCTTGCGTGCGCTTGATGATCTGCACCCGCTGGCCGGCCACGGACAGGCTCCAATCCGCATCGCGGGCTTCCGGCAGGAAGGCACGCAAGGCCTCCATCCGGTCTGTCTCGCTCTGGCGCAGTTGGTTGATCAAATACTTCACCAGCGACAGGTTGTTGACCCCCACCTGCAGCATCGGCAGCAGGTTGGTGGCACGCACCGAGAGCGGCAGATCGAGCAGCGAACCGGTCTTCAGGAATTTGCTGCTGAATCCTGCGTACGGCCCAAACAGCAGCGAGCGCTGACCATCGATCCAGCGGGTGTCGAGATGGGGCACCGACATCGGCGGCGCACCCACCTTCGCTTTGCCATAAACCTTGGCGTGATGTCGTTCCACCAATGCCGATTTGCCACACACCAACCACTGACCACTCACCGGGAAACCGGCGTAGTCAGCCGCCTCCGGGATGCCGCTGCTCTGCAGCAACGGCAAGGCTCCACCGCCTGCACCGAGAAACACAAAGGGGGCTTGAACGGAGCGGCGACCGGAGGGACCTTTGAGCTCCACCTGCCAATCGCCGGAGGTCATCGCTGGGGTGCGCAGCCGATTCAGCCCCTGCACGCTGGTGCCGAAGCACACCTCCAGCGCACCAGCAGTCTGCAGGGGCTGCAACAACGCCTGGGTGAGCGAGCCGAAATCCAGATCAACTCCCCGTTCAATCCGCGTTGCCGCCAAAGGCTGATCGCGCCGGCGACCCTCCATCACCAGAGGCATCCAATCGGCGATTTCAGAGGCATCCACACTCCACTGCATGGCAGAGAAGGCAGGGAGCTGACTGAGCTGTTGATGCCGCTGCTGCAGGAAAGCCACATCGTCGTGCCCCCACACCAGGCTCAGATGCGGCACCTGGTGAAGAAAGCTGGCTGGGTCCAGCAGCCCCTTTGCGGCAAGCGATGCCCAAAACTCCAAGCTGCGCTCAAAAGCAGCATTGATGGAGAGCGCTTTAGCCGTGGCCACTGATCCGTCGGGCTGTTGCGGCGTGTAATTGAGTTCACAGTTGGCCGCGTGACCGGTGCCGGCGTTGTTCACCGCTGCACTGCTTTCCAAGGCAGGGCCCTCCAGGCGCTCCACCAGCAGCAAGCGCAGCCCTGGGTCGAGTGCATGCAGTAGCGACGCCAGGGTGGAACTCATGATTCCCGCGCCCACGAGCACAGCGTCGTAACGGTCCATGGCAGCGGC
This window contains:
- a CDS encoding response regulator transcription factor translates to MADAAASRLLIVDDDPELLQLLRDELSESGWDCQVANCGGDALLLLRQERFDLVVLDWTLPDFDGIEICRRLRSSGDTIPVLMLTAHDDVDERVQALDLGVDDYLTKPFELKELQARVRAQLRRSNYSTSEPALKSLSLGDLRIDLLSREVRRGEKQLKLSQREFDLLAYLVQHHDQVQPRQTILDNVWGAPFVGDPNTLDVYMGYLRRKVESSGQPTLLHTIRGVGFMARVEPT
- a CDS encoding HAMP domain-containing sensor histidine kinase yields the protein MTHQPLRSLRGWLQSTAVLTVIAGYTLLLGLNGALSDLQRRLQHRDLIQALVEQVSAGQPVPEAWKGIGLEVSLLAQGVDKPPRIQPASSGEQWLVSRRAVQLPSGEQRWLELRQNVSGSLEQERRTQLLLVAAAGVSILFTSLLLRPVLRRGLVVPLDQLDQQLQRLEADNLGEHLLDPAAQPEELRSMAIAFNNLQQRLAAAWKRERAFVDGVAHELRTPITVISGHAQRLQRQSLPESAQRSADRVSAEALRMTRLLRVLRDLALIDAGRVQLHVCALDPEAQLLQIYETLSTSSAGRLQLPQPAAAPLPALWADADRLQQCLQELVGNAQAYASGAIQLQAQHDGDQLVMHVLDQGPGIPETERALVLQRFRRGSTAAGTRGTGIGLALVEAWMRAMDGALVIAEAPGGGADLQLRFRLAPPEP
- a CDS encoding prepilin-type N-terminal cleavage/methylation domain-containing protein, with amino-acid sequence MTTLNSRLKLAMLNRKKGRNLLEKGFTLVELMIVIVIVGILSGVALPNFLNQANKAKATECTSQIGSVLSTYGADAVGDKAEAKTSADAVVTAFVASSDYCNISTPTVAANGVFSISALGKGDLDGEYFAEACVNPATGERQVITSTEAAPTAPTCV
- a CDS encoding type IV pilin protein is translated as MPKKTTGGFTLTELLTAVSILGILTSISLPIFSNQVTKTRQGEAEAMLIQLQISTMAYIDEFMIPPTHWGDLSRISTILTESGPIEASTRDAKAGGALSEEITIPSGKYKIKATTGSNFVFEAISQQESHKDENLFNVIGCINTENGAADMIRGNETTADQSLLTCNAST
- a CDS encoding prepilin-type N-terminal cleavage/methylation domain-containing protein, with amino-acid sequence MALSRSYAHKRHKSHGFTLVEVLVAGVIMAAAMAAFARFNMVALANSRSQEIRANLEMVINNDAQELQRYDTQLSYASLSDPDAACANPLEYLAQHLTEQAPAPVSPVPGFNITREFIHDIQISAYTLYTKYTFKNDTNISSLALGPEHRVFEISPNFAAQCITLQSTNVP
- a CDS encoding Tfp pilus assembly protein FimT/FimU — protein: MKYTRKIIKQSNGFTLTEMIVAMLIVGLTTTWAMPQFTKRLQQSEIDHYQNQVEAGFYSLRAKIGRTKSSCEINMPAETFNNYLPPDKTLEFTTSSGAITNSDRLNCCNTEILSLSNTTNPCLDGPLIPKSVGGPFRFLVTERNGSENIRIRLDIYDEKAKTFGPVRYHELTPPGTTASGSILLVRLQHSKDLERERPQLIERCLMILPTGTIKRGNWSPTSSQCILYGQ
- a CDS encoding VWA domain-containing protein; this translates as MSASGVALRSTGSMLDQSTNLTTLRQNKVNGLRLMRAEIERSDHLLLPEGTKAGTVLDLNHADYQSTIQECKAQAGEVITVNGSTEGDIKFTPFFGVMMNNSKPILYGISLDSSGRSYNLQRCGVPIGIDGSYSDASETFLASVVTHIKPTSCDEDSSSDCEAKTLQDTLNNMQVAFTGTLHSGNRSNKEPHFHIQSDEHYKLIKIVDSSVRTPRYNDENASESPLYFTAFARADKQWFQTADGESNSGNYGLWSINPNQDDGTDGSDTAIQAGSFFPPITSKNVRFVVDGSGSMSACVMWAEGYDRRRTFYDPGQGYFTTSRICALTRMEALIAELTAILELLPDDTKVGVRAFSSSGYANHKRWTAFGNGLTSLNQVKDGQTARQSVITFVNTLDDDSPTRWGGTDPWDAMQAAFDDEETDTLYFLSDGKPNKDRRGGSWRRSDYERTADYYADLNQNRTHNGESRPLEVNTTSLGLRSEWMEMLSAKTSGLYNEVNEDNL